Below is a window of Clostridiales bacterium DNA.
TGGATGCTTTCCGCCGTTTCAGAAGCAGCATCCGGTTCCGGCGCGGCGGGGGCGGGGGCGAGTTGGAGAATCGGTCCTTCTGACATGTTGGTTTCCTCCTTAATCAATTGTTCGTTTCATACCGTGCGGAAGCGGAAGAATTGTATTTTCCGTCTTCTGTCGGGAAATCCATCACCGGTGCCGAGGAAGCCCGCATCTGCGCTTCAGCGGCAGTTCTTGCATTCATTGTTATCCCTTTTTCGCCGGTAATTTCATTTTCTGTATAACCATCCCGCTTGAGCATCTGTTCCATGACGTCAATGTCCGTTGAGATGTCCAGCATGTTTTCCCTGTGCAGATTGTCAATCTGCTTCTGACAGGCTGTCAGAACCATATTCATACCGCGGACAGCCGTATCGCGGGCCTGGGTCATTTCAGAGAAAGATACGCCCCGCTCCTGCATCGTCCTGTAGTTTGCAAGCATCTTCAGAGTCGTCGGAAGGTAATAATTCATAAACTTGCGTACCTGGGGCGCTTTGGCGGGTGATTCATATACCGTCATGAAAATCTTCTGACACTTTTCAGTCAGCGTATTCATCTGGGCGGAAAGCGTTTCATCCGGAATCAGTGCATTCTCCGAACGAATTGTTTTCAGCATTTCCATGCCCTTGGTAATCACCTGATCCGCAGTTTCATCGCCGGTCAGGGGAATCTGGCGGGCAATCTCCTGCTTCCGGACTTCCTCGGCCTTTTTCTTTTCTTCTTCCTCGCGCCTCTGCCGTTCCACATCCCGCTTATTATGGGTCGTTGTGTCCAGTTTGCTTCCCATGATACTGGAAATCAGTCCAACCCCCGCGCCAATCAGAATACCCAGCACGATTCCGGAAGGCCCGCCGTTGGAGAGCAGCCATATTGCACCCAATGTAATCAGGAATCCGGCACCGCCGCTTTTCCCGTTGTAATTCTTGCTCTTCCTGCTCACTCTGAATTAACACCTCGTTATCATAATCAAGTTATTATATCACAAAATATCTTTTATGAAAAGGGAAAAGGCACCTGCCTGTTTTTATTTCAGCAAATCCTGATCATCTTTCTGCCAGAGATCATACGGTTCATGCTGCAATGCGTGAAGAATCCTTTCCGGCGCATCCGGTATCCTTTTTTTCAGTTCCCGGAGGAGCTGGTCCATTTCCGCACGCGCTGTTTTCCCGTCCGCAGGGCACGGAGACTTTACAACCGGAAGAGACAGGATATGATCCATATGCTTTACATGTTTTTCCGGAAGATATACCAGCGGACGAATGACCGTAATTCCCGTTCTGCTCAGCTTTGTCTTCGGATGAAAGGTATGGAACCTGCCTTCCTGGAAAAGGGACATGAACAGCGTATCGATTACATCCTCCCGGTGATGGCCGAGTGCCAGTTTGCCGCATCCCAGTTCCACGCATGTATTGGAAAGAACCGCGCGGCGCATTTTGGAGCACAGCGAACAGGGATTCTTTTCCTTCCTGTAATCAAAAATAATCCGTCCGATATCCGTTTTTCGGATCTCATACGGGATTACCAGCTGCCCGCACAATTTACGGATGCCTCCCAGGTCAAACGGTTCCAGCCCCATATCCACCGTAACCGCAACAAGAGAAAAATCCTTATGGGTAAATTTCCTGTACAGTGACAGAGCGTGCAGCAGCAGGAGCGAATCCTTCCCCCCGGAAACACCGACCGCAATCCTGTCCCCGGGATCAATCAGACCGAAATCCGTGTCTGCTTTCCGGATACATCCCAGTGTTTTCTTCATGCCTGATTACTCCTCGAATATGCGCACACTGTCTGTCTGTGAATGGCATATATGAATATGCTTCCATCTTTTTGAAAGGACTGCCGCTGCCTTTTCCGCCTCTGTTCCGGATGAGAACACACCAAAAACAGCACTTCCGCTTCCGGTCATTGAGGCAAGGCGGGCTCCGGAAGCCAGCAGGGAATGAACCGCCTCGCCGATTTCCGGGCAGCGGGATGAAGATACCGGTTCCAGCACATTT
It encodes the following:
- a CDS encoding tRNA 2-thiocytidine(32) synthetase TtcA; the encoded protein is MKKTLGCIRKADTDFGLIDPGDRIAVGVSGGKDSLLLLHALSLYRKFTHKDFSLVAVTVDMGLEPFDLGGIRKLCGQLVIPYEIRKTDIGRIIFDYRKEKNPCSLCSKMRRAVLSNTCVELGCGKLALGHHREDVIDTLFMSLFQEGRFHTFHPKTKLSRTGITVIRPLVYLPEKHVKHMDHILSLPVVKSPCPADGKTARAEMDQLLRELKKRIPDAPERILHALQHEPYDLWQKDDQDLLK
- a CDS encoding 5-bromo-4-chloroindolyl phosphate hydrolysis family protein, with the translated sequence MSRKSKNYNGKSGGAGFLITLGAIWLLSNGGPSGIVLGILIGAGVGLISSIMGSKLDTTTHNKRDVERQRREEEEKKKAEEVRKQEIARQIPLTGDETADQVITKGMEMLKTIRSENALIPDETLSAQMNTLTEKCQKIFMTVYESPAKAPQVRKFMNYYLPTTLKMLANYRTMQERGVSFSEMTQARDTAVRGMNMVLTACQKQIDNLHRENMLDISTDIDVMEQMLKRDGYTENEITGEKGITMNARTAAEAQMRASSAPVMDFPTEDGKYNSSASARYETNN